One segment of Pseudomonas sp. FP2196 DNA contains the following:
- a CDS encoding LysR family transcriptional regulator codes for MELRHLRYFIAVAEELHFGRAAQVLGISQPPLSQQIQALEQEVGARLFERTNRRVELSEAGRLFLQEARLVLAQVDKAADVARRAQLGELGELKIGFTSSAPFNSTIPQAIFSFRQRFPAVHLNLREMSSTMVADALVDESIEVGIMRPLGLPDSLNVVELMREPLVAVLSAKHPLAQGSEEGLFLSALALEPFVFFPRSYGSGLYAQLLSLARDAGFSPHFAQEAGEAMTIIGLVAAGLGVSVLPASYQRMRIDGVVYRPLLDPEAISAVWLVQRKDQKSPMAKAFVELLTRKVEPLPT; via the coding sequence ATGGAATTGCGTCACCTGCGCTACTTCATCGCCGTCGCCGAAGAACTGCACTTCGGCCGCGCAGCACAGGTGCTGGGCATCTCCCAGCCACCGCTTAGCCAGCAGATTCAGGCGCTCGAGCAAGAGGTCGGTGCACGCCTGTTTGAACGGACCAATCGTCGGGTCGAGCTGAGTGAGGCCGGCAGATTGTTTTTGCAAGAGGCGCGGCTGGTGCTGGCGCAAGTCGACAAAGCGGCGGATGTCGCCCGTCGTGCGCAACTCGGCGAACTAGGGGAACTGAAGATCGGCTTCACCTCATCGGCGCCGTTCAACTCGACCATTCCCCAGGCAATTTTTTCCTTTCGTCAGCGTTTCCCGGCGGTGCACCTGAATCTGAGGGAGATGAGCAGCACCATGGTTGCCGACGCCTTGGTGGACGAGTCGATTGAGGTCGGCATCATGCGCCCGTTGGGCCTGCCCGATTCATTGAACGTGGTGGAACTGATGCGCGAGCCTTTGGTGGCGGTGCTCAGCGCCAAGCATCCGTTGGCCCAGGGCAGCGAGGAAGGCCTGTTCCTCTCGGCATTGGCGCTGGAACCGTTCGTGTTCTTCCCGCGCAGTTATGGCAGCGGTCTTTACGCACAACTGCTTAGCCTGGCCCGTGACGCCGGTTTCAGCCCGCACTTTGCGCAAGAGGCCGGGGAGGCGATGACCATCATCGGACTGGTGGCTGCTGGCCTGGGCGTCTCTGTTTTGCCTGCCTCTTATCAGCGCATGCGTATCGACGGTGTGGTGTATCGGCCGTTGCTCGATCCCGAGGCCATTTCTGCGGTGTGGCTGGTGCAGCGCAAGGATCAGAAATCACCGATGGCCAAAGCGTTCGTCGAACTGCTCACGCGCAAGGTCGAGCCTTTGCCGACTTAA
- a CDS encoding excinuclease encodes MQVKALIAATLLCLLPGASQATNLMYMPFETVLSDALRAGRLDGSVKFYLVGNGPVGTQQLLRRGVVSDLSTNGFNKSDQFSCEWVLQSNLIKLQAEAKRVGANAVVNIVSYYDQHVRKDLNTYECRAGVFATRVALKGDLVRLP; translated from the coding sequence ATGCAAGTGAAAGCCCTGATTGCCGCCACGCTCTTGTGCCTGCTCCCCGGCGCCAGCCAGGCCACCAATCTGATGTACATGCCGTTCGAGACGGTGCTGTCGGACGCACTTCGTGCCGGACGACTGGATGGCAGTGTGAAGTTCTATCTGGTTGGCAATGGGCCGGTGGGAACTCAACAGTTGCTAAGGCGGGGTGTGGTCAGTGACTTGAGCACCAACGGTTTCAACAAGAGTGATCAGTTCTCGTGCGAGTGGGTGTTGCAGTCGAATCTGATCAAGTTGCAGGCCGAGGCCAAGCGGGTCGGGGCAAATGCGGTGGTCAATATTGTCAGTTATTACGACCAGCATGTGCGCAAGGATTTGAATACGTATGAGTGCCGGGCGGGGGTGTTTGCGACGCGGGTGGCGTTGAAAGGGGATCTGGTGCGGTTGCCTTAA
- a CDS encoding beta-ketoacyl-ACP synthase: MKRVVVTGMAGITSLGSDWETIAGNFAANRSGIRRMDEWDRFSELNTRLAGPIDDFLVPAHWTRKQLRSMGRVSRLAVGAAEQALADAGLLGDESIKDGRMGVACGSSTGSTDEIKAFGNMLLNSVAEGLNANSYVRMMPHTTAANISIFFGLTGRLIPTSSACTSGSQGIGYAYEAIKFGRLPLMLAGGAEELCPTEAMVFDALYATSLKNDAPQTSPRPYDKSRDGLVIGEGGGMLVLEELEHALARGAHIHAEIVGFGSNADGQHTTRPEQVTMRRAMELALEDAGLTPDAIGYVNGHGTATEQGDIAETLATSSLFGERMPISSQKSFLGHTLGACGALESWFSIEMMNRDLYVHTFNLDEVDPHCGKLDYLRGEFRQMHHEYVMNNNFAFGGVNTSLIFRRWH; encoded by the coding sequence ATGAAGCGCGTCGTCGTCACCGGCATGGCCGGCATCACCTCGCTGGGCAGCGACTGGGAGACCATCGCCGGCAACTTCGCGGCCAACCGCAGCGGCATCCGCCGGATGGACGAGTGGGATCGTTTCAGCGAACTCAACACGCGCCTGGCCGGGCCGATCGATGACTTTCTCGTGCCTGCGCACTGGACGCGTAAACAACTGCGCAGCATGGGCCGGGTGTCGCGGCTGGCGGTCGGTGCGGCGGAACAAGCCCTGGCCGATGCCGGTTTGCTTGGCGACGAATCGATCAAGGACGGGCGCATGGGCGTGGCCTGTGGTTCGTCCACCGGCAGCACCGACGAGATCAAAGCCTTTGGCAACATGCTGCTCAACTCGGTGGCCGAAGGCCTCAACGCCAACTCCTACGTGCGGATGATGCCGCACACCACCGCCGCCAATATCAGCATCTTCTTCGGCCTTACCGGACGCCTGATCCCGACGTCCAGCGCCTGCACCAGCGGCAGCCAGGGCATCGGTTACGCCTACGAGGCGATCAAGTTCGGTCGCTTGCCGTTGATGCTCGCCGGCGGCGCCGAAGAACTCTGCCCGACCGAAGCAATGGTCTTCGACGCGCTCTACGCCACCAGCCTGAAAAACGATGCGCCGCAAACCAGCCCGCGCCCGTACGACAAGAGCCGCGATGGCCTGGTGATCGGCGAAGGTGGCGGCATGCTGGTGCTTGAGGAGCTGGAACACGCCCTCGCTCGCGGCGCACACATCCACGCCGAGATCGTCGGTTTCGGCAGCAACGCCGACGGCCAGCACACCACACGCCCGGAACAAGTCACCATGCGCCGCGCGATGGAACTGGCGCTGGAAGACGCTGGCCTGACGCCGGATGCCATCGGTTATGTAAATGGTCACGGCACGGCTACAGAACAGGGCGACATTGCCGAAACACTGGCAACCAGCAGTCTGTTCGGCGAACGCATGCCGATCAGCTCGCAGAAGAGTTTCCTCGGCCACACGCTTGGGGCCTGCGGTGCGCTGGAGTCGTGGTTCAGCATCGAGATGATGAATCGTGACCTGTACGTGCACACGTTCAACCTCGACGAGGTCGATCCGCACTGCGGCAAACTCGACTACCTGCGCGGCGAGTTCCGCCAGATGCATCACGAGTACGTGATGAACAACAATTTCGCTTTTGGTGGCGTCAACACCTCGTTGATTTTCCGCCGCTGGCACTGA
- the fabG gene encoding 3-oxoacyl-ACP reductase FabG, whose protein sequence is MTESVLVTGSSRGIGRAIALRLAQAGHDIVLHCRSGIADAQAVQAEVEALGRQARILQFDVADREACKSILETDVETHGAYYGVVLNAGLTRDGAFPALSDDDWDVVLRTNLDGFYNVLHPVMMPMIRRRAAGRIVCITSVSGLIGNRGQVNYSASKAGVIGAAKALAIELGKRKITVNCVAPGLIDTAMLDENVPVEELMKMIPAQRMGTPEEVAGAVNFLMSAEASYITRQVLAVNGGLC, encoded by the coding sequence ATGACTGAATCCGTACTGGTCACCGGCTCCAGCCGTGGCATCGGCCGCGCCATTGCCTTGCGTCTGGCGCAGGCCGGGCATGACATCGTCCTGCATTGCCGCAGCGGCATTGCCGACGCACAAGCCGTGCAAGCCGAAGTCGAAGCGCTGGGCCGCCAGGCGCGGATTCTGCAATTCGACGTTGCCGACCGCGAAGCCTGCAAAAGCATTCTCGAAACCGACGTCGAAACCCATGGTGCCTATTACGGCGTGGTGCTCAACGCCGGCCTGACCCGCGACGGCGCTTTTCCGGCCCTGAGCGACGACGATTGGGACGTGGTGCTGCGCACCAACCTCGACGGTTTTTATAACGTGCTGCACCCGGTGATGATGCCGATGATCCGCCGCCGTGCCGCTGGTCGCATTGTTTGCATTACCTCGGTATCGGGATTGATCGGCAACCGTGGCCAGGTCAACTACAGCGCCTCCAAAGCTGGCGTCATCGGCGCGGCGAAGGCATTGGCGATCGAACTGGGCAAGCGCAAAATCACCGTTAACTGCGTCGCGCCGGGTCTGATCGACACGGCGATGCTCGACGAAAACGTGCCGGTGGAAGAACTGATGAAAATGATCCCCGCGCAACGCATGGGCACCCCTGAAGAAGTGGCCGGTGCGGTGAATTTCCTGATGTCGGCGGAAGCCTCGTACATCACCCGCCAGGTCCTGGCAGTCAACGGAGGCCTGTGCTGA
- a CDS encoding hotdog family protein, whose translation MTDWPLAELLPHAGDMILIDKILSFDEEQIYTRLTVKSEGLFNLPDGSLPAWVGIELMAQSVAAFAGCHARQKGNPVELGFLLGTRKFECNVDTFPAGSELTIHGIRSLEDDNGMGVFECHINAPGIEVSARLNVFRPPQPTQYLQQAQESNDD comes from the coding sequence ATGACCGACTGGCCGCTCGCCGAACTGTTGCCCCACGCTGGCGACATGATCCTGATCGACAAGATTCTCAGCTTCGACGAAGAACAGATCTACACCCGCCTCACGGTCAAGTCCGAGGGTTTGTTCAACCTGCCCGACGGCAGCCTGCCAGCGTGGGTCGGCATCGAGTTGATGGCGCAAAGCGTCGCCGCGTTCGCCGGTTGCCATGCGCGACAGAAAGGCAACCCGGTGGAGCTGGGCTTTCTGCTCGGCACGCGCAAGTTCGAGTGCAACGTCGACACGTTTCCTGCGGGCAGCGAGTTGACTATCCATGGCATCCGCTCGCTGGAAGACGACAACGGCATGGGCGTGTTCGAGTGCCATATCAACGCGCCCGGCATCGAGGTCAGTGCTCGACTGAATGTGTTCCGCCCGCCACAGCCAACCCAATATCTGCAACAAGCACAGGAGTCGAACGATGACTGA
- a CDS encoding beta-ketoacyl-[acyl-carrier-protein] synthase family protein: MTAYLNALGVICALGRDKQEIARNLFAGDCSGMRPESGWVAERELPVAAVRGELAPIPAELADQSSRNNQLLLEAALQIRADIDHAIQTYGRDRIGVVLGTSTSGIDEASRGLAHYIREHQFPAQYDYGQQELGAPANFLADWLQLSGPAYVISTACTSSARALMSAQRLLDLGLCDAVLCGGVDSLCKLTLNGFSSLEAVSDERCNPFSANRNGINIGEAAVLFVMTKQRGDGPAIALLGAGASSDAHHISAPEPSGRGALQAMQKALRRAHLQAAQINYLNLHGTATQHNDAMESLAVASLFPEGVACSSTKPMTGHTLGAAGALEAAFCWLSLSADNHQHALPPHVWDGQADPELPPLKWVTASERLSSTAPRYLMSNSFAFGGNNVSLIIGDAP; this comes from the coding sequence ATGACCGCCTACCTGAATGCCCTCGGCGTGATCTGCGCCCTGGGCCGCGACAAGCAAGAAATCGCGCGCAATCTGTTCGCCGGCGACTGCTCGGGCATGCGCCCTGAGTCGGGCTGGGTGGCGGAGCGTGAGTTGCCGGTAGCCGCCGTACGCGGTGAACTGGCGCCGATCCCGGCAGAACTGGCCGACCAGAGCAGTCGCAACAATCAGTTGTTGCTGGAAGCCGCGCTGCAGATTCGCGCCGACATTGATCACGCGATCCAGACCTACGGCCGCGACCGCATCGGCGTAGTGCTCGGCACCAGCACCTCGGGTATCGACGAAGCCAGCCGTGGTCTGGCGCACTACATCCGTGAGCACCAATTCCCGGCGCAATACGACTACGGACAACAGGAACTCGGCGCCCCGGCCAATTTCCTTGCTGACTGGCTGCAACTGAGCGGCCCGGCCTATGTGATTTCCACCGCATGCACCTCCAGCGCCCGCGCATTGATGAGTGCGCAGCGTCTGCTTGATCTCGGTCTGTGCGACGCCGTGCTGTGCGGCGGTGTCGACAGTCTGTGCAAGCTGACACTGAACGGTTTTTCGTCGCTGGAAGCGGTGTCCGACGAGCGCTGCAATCCGTTCTCGGCCAATCGCAACGGCATCAACATCGGCGAAGCGGCGGTGCTGTTCGTGATGACCAAGCAGCGCGGTGATGGCCCGGCCATCGCCCTGCTCGGCGCTGGCGCCAGCTCAGATGCGCACCACATCTCAGCGCCAGAGCCGAGCGGACGCGGCGCCTTGCAAGCGATGCAGAAAGCCTTGCGCCGTGCTCATCTGCAAGCCGCGCAGATCAACTATCTGAACCTGCACGGCACCGCAACCCAACACAACGACGCCATGGAAAGTCTGGCAGTCGCCTCGCTATTCCCAGAGGGCGTGGCCTGCTCTTCGACCAAACCGATGACCGGCCACACCCTTGGCGCGGCCGGTGCGCTGGAAGCGGCGTTCTGCTGGCTGAGCCTCAGCGCTGACAACCACCAACACGCGCTGCCGCCGCACGTCTGGGATGGCCAGGCCGATCCCGAGCTGCCGCCGCTGAAGTGGGTGACCGCAAGCGAACGCCTGTCGTCCACTGCACCCCGCTACCTGATGAGCAATTCGTTTGCCTTCGGTGGCAACAACGTCAGCCTGATTATCGGAGACGCCCCATGA